The Manis javanica isolate MJ-LG chromosome 4, MJ_LKY, whole genome shotgun sequence genome contains a region encoding:
- the TNFRSF9 gene encoding tumor necrosis factor receptor superfamily member 9 isoform X3 produces MTATTSLNRALLLQNLAALKTEVWEILQQPRNLKSGICETSSFEYNSFGICFAPIICMQDLIMGNGYCNIVATVLLVMNLERARSIQDSCSSCPAGTFCDQSKDQMCIPCPSNSFSSESGQKACDICRQCEGVFRTKKVCSSTSNAKCECVSGFHCLGAGCTMCEQDCKQGQELTKEGCKDCYFGTFNDQKRGICQPWTDCSLDGKSVLVNGTKESDVVCGPTSADFSPGTSSTTAPALARQPGHSPQIIIFFLALTSTAALLLVFFLKLRRSVAKQGWKKLLYMLKQPFMKPVQTVQEEDACSCRFPEEEEGEYEL; encoded by the exons ATGACAGCCACGACATCACTAAACAGAG CCCTCCTGCTGCAGAACCTCGCTGCTCTGAAGACCGAGGTGTGGGAAATTCTCCAGCAGCCCCGAAATCTCAAG AGTGGTATTTGTGAGACCAGCTCCTTTGAATATAATTCTTTTGGAATCTGCTTTGCTCCTATCATATGTATGCAAGATCTCATCATGGGAAATGGCTATTGCAACATCGTGGCTACTGTGCTGTTGGTCATGAATTTGGAGAGGGCAAGATCAATACAGGATTCCTGTAGTAGCTGTCCAGCTG GTACTTTCTGTGACCAAAGCAAGGATCAGATGTGTATTCCCTGTCCTTCAAATAGTTTCTCCAGCGAAAGTGGACAGAAGGCCTGTGACATTTGCAGGCAGTGTGAAG GTGTTTTCAGGACGAAGAAGGTGTGCTCCTCCACCAGCAATGccaagtgtgagtgtgtgtccgGATTCCACTGCTTGGGGGCAGGATGCACCATGTGTGAACAGGATTGTAAACAAGGTCAAGAGTTAACCAAAGAGG GTTGTAAAGACTGTTACTTTGGGACATTTAATGATCAGAAACGTGGCATCTGTCAACCCTGGACAGA CTGTTCTTTGGATGGGAAGTCTGTGCTTGTGAACGGGACGAAGGAAAGTGATGTGGTGTGCGGGCCAACTTCAGCTGACTTCTCTCCAGGTACATCGTCCACCACCGCACCTGCCCTGGCAAGACAGCCAG GTCACAGCCCCCAGATCATCATCTTCTTTCTCGCACTGACATCGACTGCAGCCTTGCTTCTGGTGTTCTTCCTCAAGCTTCGTCGCTCTGTCGCTAAACAGGGCTGGAAGAAACTCCTGTATATGTTGAAACAAC
- the TNFRSF9 gene encoding tumor necrosis factor receptor superfamily member 9 isoform X2, whose translation MEKPRRGGRFCGGRNGLTWCVESSIIKAPLGSLLRQPHSVNDSHDITKQSPPAAEPRCSEDRGVGNSPAAPKSQDLIMGNGYCNIVATVLLVMNLERARSIQDSCSSCPAGTFCDQSKDQMCIPCPSNSFSSESGQKACDICRQCEGVFRTKKVCSSTSNAKCECVSGFHCLGAGCTMCEQDCKQGQELTKEGCKDCYFGTFNDQKRGICQPWTDCSLDGKSVLVNGTKESDVVCGPTSADFSPGHSPQIIIFFLALTSTAALLLVFFLKLRRSVAKQGWKKLLYMLKQPFMKPVQTVQEEDACSCRFPEEEEGEYEL comes from the exons ATGGAAAAACCCAGAAGAGGAGGCAGATTTTGTGGAGGAAGAAATGGATTGACAT GGTGCGTGGAGAGCAGTATTATCAAAGCGCCTCTCGGAAGCCTGCTGCGTCAGCCTCACTCAGTGAATGACAGCCACGACATCACTAAACAGAG CCCTCCTGCTGCAGAACCTCGCTGCTCTGAAGACCGAGGTGTGGGAAATTCTCCAGCAGCCCCGAAATCTCAAG ATCTCATCATGGGAAATGGCTATTGCAACATCGTGGCTACTGTGCTGTTGGTCATGAATTTGGAGAGGGCAAGATCAATACAGGATTCCTGTAGTAGCTGTCCAGCTG GTACTTTCTGTGACCAAAGCAAGGATCAGATGTGTATTCCCTGTCCTTCAAATAGTTTCTCCAGCGAAAGTGGACAGAAGGCCTGTGACATTTGCAGGCAGTGTGAAG GTGTTTTCAGGACGAAGAAGGTGTGCTCCTCCACCAGCAATGccaagtgtgagtgtgtgtccgGATTCCACTGCTTGGGGGCAGGATGCACCATGTGTGAACAGGATTGTAAACAAGGTCAAGAGTTAACCAAAGAGG GTTGTAAAGACTGTTACTTTGGGACATTTAATGATCAGAAACGTGGCATCTGTCAACCCTGGACAGA CTGTTCTTTGGATGGGAAGTCTGTGCTTGTGAACGGGACGAAGGAAAGTGATGTGGTGTGCGGGCCAACTTCAGCTGACTTCTCTCCAG GTCACAGCCCCCAGATCATCATCTTCTTTCTCGCACTGACATCGACTGCAGCCTTGCTTCTGGTGTTCTTCCTCAAGCTTCGTCGCTCTGTCGCTAAACAGGGCTGGAAGAAACTCCTGTATATGTTGAAACAAC
- the TNFRSF9 gene encoding tumor necrosis factor receptor superfamily member 9 isoform X1: protein MEKPRRGGRFCGGRNGLTWCVESSIIKAPLGSLLRQPHSVNDSHDITKQSPPAAEPRCSEDRGVGNSPAAPKSQDLIMGNGYCNIVATVLLVMNLERARSIQDSCSSCPAGTFCDQSKDQMCIPCPSNSFSSESGQKACDICRQCEGVFRTKKVCSSTSNAKCECVSGFHCLGAGCTMCEQDCKQGQELTKEGCKDCYFGTFNDQKRGICQPWTDCSLDGKSVLVNGTKESDVVCGPTSADFSPGTSSTTAPALARQPGHSPQIIIFFLALTSTAALLLVFFLKLRRSVAKQGWKKLLYMLKQPFMKPVQTVQEEDACSCRFPEEEEGEYEL from the exons ATGGAAAAACCCAGAAGAGGAGGCAGATTTTGTGGAGGAAGAAATGGATTGACAT GGTGCGTGGAGAGCAGTATTATCAAAGCGCCTCTCGGAAGCCTGCTGCGTCAGCCTCACTCAGTGAATGACAGCCACGACATCACTAAACAGAG CCCTCCTGCTGCAGAACCTCGCTGCTCTGAAGACCGAGGTGTGGGAAATTCTCCAGCAGCCCCGAAATCTCAAG ATCTCATCATGGGAAATGGCTATTGCAACATCGTGGCTACTGTGCTGTTGGTCATGAATTTGGAGAGGGCAAGATCAATACAGGATTCCTGTAGTAGCTGTCCAGCTG GTACTTTCTGTGACCAAAGCAAGGATCAGATGTGTATTCCCTGTCCTTCAAATAGTTTCTCCAGCGAAAGTGGACAGAAGGCCTGTGACATTTGCAGGCAGTGTGAAG GTGTTTTCAGGACGAAGAAGGTGTGCTCCTCCACCAGCAATGccaagtgtgagtgtgtgtccgGATTCCACTGCTTGGGGGCAGGATGCACCATGTGTGAACAGGATTGTAAACAAGGTCAAGAGTTAACCAAAGAGG GTTGTAAAGACTGTTACTTTGGGACATTTAATGATCAGAAACGTGGCATCTGTCAACCCTGGACAGA CTGTTCTTTGGATGGGAAGTCTGTGCTTGTGAACGGGACGAAGGAAAGTGATGTGGTGTGCGGGCCAACTTCAGCTGACTTCTCTCCAGGTACATCGTCCACCACCGCACCTGCCCTGGCAAGACAGCCAG GTCACAGCCCCCAGATCATCATCTTCTTTCTCGCACTGACATCGACTGCAGCCTTGCTTCTGGTGTTCTTCCTCAAGCTTCGTCGCTCTGTCGCTAAACAGGGCTGGAAGAAACTCCTGTATATGTTGAAACAAC